In Drosophila innubila isolate TH190305 chromosome 2R unlocalized genomic scaffold, UK_Dinn_1.0 1_C_2R, whole genome shotgun sequence, the following are encoded in one genomic region:
- the LOC117784758 gene encoding troponin C isoform X3 codes for MTDELSKEQIALLQNAFNAFDPEKNGYINTPMVGTILSMLGHQLDEATLAEIIAEVDEDGSGQIEFEEFTTLAARFLVEEDAEAMLAELKEAFRLYDKEGNGYITTGVLREILRELDDKLTNDDLDMMIEEIDSDGSGTVDFDEFMEVMTGGDD; via the exons ATGACT GACGAACTATCAAAGGAACAGATTGCAC tgctgcaaaatgcaTTCAACGCATTCGATCCGGAGAAGAATGGATACATCAACACGCCTATGGTTGGAACCATCTTGAGTATGCTGGGACATCAGTTAGATGAAGCGACATTAGCGGAAATTATAGCTGAGGTCGATGAGGATGGCTCTGGGCAAATTGAATTCGAGGAATTCACAACGTTGGCTGCCCGTTTCCTCGTTGAGGAGGATGCGGAAGCCATGTTGGCCGAATTGAAGGAGGCCTTCAGGTTGTATGACAAGGAGGGTAATGGTTATATCACAACCGGGGTTCTTCGGGAGATTCTTCGCGAGTTGGACGACAAGCTGACGAACGATGACCTCGACATGATGATAGAGGAAATCGATTCTGATGGCTCCGGCACCGTGGACTTTGACG AATTTATGGAAGTTATGACCGGAGGTGATGATTAA
- the LOC117784758 gene encoding troponin C isoform X2, which yields MGNATMDELSKEQIALLQNAFNAFDPEKNGYINTPMVGTILSMLGHQLDEATLAEIIAEVDEDGSGQIEFEEFTTLAARFLVEEDAEAMLAELKEAFRLYDKEGNGYITTGVLREILRELDDKLTNDDLDMMIEEIDSDGSGTVDFDEFMEVMTGD from the exons ATGGGCAACGCAACAATG GACGAACTATCAAAGGAACAGATTGCAC tgctgcaaaatgcaTTCAACGCATTCGATCCGGAGAAGAATGGATACATCAACACGCCTATGGTTGGAACCATCTTGAGTATGCTGGGACATCAGTTAGATGAAGCGACATTAGCGGAAATTATAGCTGAGGTCGATGAGGATGGCTCTGGGCAAATTGAATTCGAGGAATTCACAACGTTGGCTGCCCGTTTCCTCGTTGAGGAGGATGCGGAAGCCATGTTGGCCGAATTGAAGGAGGCCTTCAGGTTGTATGACAAGGAGGGTAATGGTTATATCACAACCGGGGTTCTTCGGGAGATTCTTCGCGAGTTGGACGACAAGCTGACGAACGATGACCTCGACATGATGATAGAGGAAATCGATTCTGATGGCTCCGGCACCGTGGACTTTGACG AATTTATGGAAGTTATGACCGGAG atTGA
- the LOC117784758 gene encoding troponin C isoform X1, whose translation MGNATMDELSKEQIALLQNAFNAFDPEKNGYINTPMVGTILSMLGHQLDEATLAEIIAEVDEDGSGQIEFEEFTTLAARFLVEEDAEAMLAELKEAFRLYDKEGNGYITTGVLREILRELDDKLTNDDLDMMIEEIDSDGSGTVDFDEFMEVMTGGDD comes from the exons ATGGGCAACGCAACAATG GACGAACTATCAAAGGAACAGATTGCAC tgctgcaaaatgcaTTCAACGCATTCGATCCGGAGAAGAATGGATACATCAACACGCCTATGGTTGGAACCATCTTGAGTATGCTGGGACATCAGTTAGATGAAGCGACATTAGCGGAAATTATAGCTGAGGTCGATGAGGATGGCTCTGGGCAAATTGAATTCGAGGAATTCACAACGTTGGCTGCCCGTTTCCTCGTTGAGGAGGATGCGGAAGCCATGTTGGCCGAATTGAAGGAGGCCTTCAGGTTGTATGACAAGGAGGGTAATGGTTATATCACAACCGGGGTTCTTCGGGAGATTCTTCGCGAGTTGGACGACAAGCTGACGAACGATGACCTCGACATGATGATAGAGGAAATCGATTCTGATGGCTCCGGCACCGTGGACTTTGACG AATTTATGGAAGTTATGACCGGAGGTGATGATTAA